One Bemisia tabaci chromosome 4, PGI_BMITA_v3 genomic window, taaaaaataaaacctaaGCTTTAGAGACATAATGTATTATCAAGGATGTCAGCTGCAATCTGACCCCATTATTTTTGCAATGAATCAACATCTCTCTTAACAAACGATACAAAATAAACCATGATTTACCTTTGCCTCCGTGGATTGCTACAGCTTCAACACCTTTTAAAAGTAAATATTCATGAATAGCATCTACATCTTGCTTTTTCTCTGCAAATATTAACACTGGGGGCGCTGTTTTCTGAAGACACTCCAACATGTAAACGATCTTAGCTTCTTGTTTGACATATTCAACTTCCTGTGAGACAcattgaaataaattgaaaaataaaatttgaaatcaaataaccaatatgaaataagaaacaaatatgaatgaaaaaagaagaacaaaaaaatacctactaaaatacaaaagacctgtttgtcaaaaaaatttcgagttatTCAGTTTTATTTATCCACACGTCAGTCCTGTAAAAATTTGTCATCACTACAATGATTTGAACTCAGGATCTATCGACCTACCTACAATCAGATGTACTGACTACTAAACGAACCTTGCCAGGGactgttccccccccccccttcaatagctcaattttgatagTGTTTTTCATAATGTCCATTCAAATCATTTAATCTAATCGTCGAATTTAAGAAGTCATTTATCCTGCACCCTTCATCAAAACTGTCAAAACAGAATCTTTCATCAGGATCAGTACGTAAAACAAGAAGATATCTTACCTGAATAACGTTCAATGATGCTGCTCCAGCACGCCCAACATTAATTGTGATTGGTTTAACCAAAGCTGAGcgagcaaaattttgaattttctttggcaTAGTAGCTGAAAAGAGTAGAGTTTGCCTTTGGCTcttaaagtatgaaaaaattgttCGCACATCTTCTTCAAAACCCATGTCAATCATCCTATCAGCTTCATCCATGCATAAGTAGCGGCAAACATCAAGACAGACTATTTTCTTGTCTAACATATCCATTAACCGGCCAGGAGTGGCTACCATTATATGAACACCcctgagaaatttaaaaaaaaaaaaataaaaattaagtaaaaagaaTTGTTTGGTCAATTTTGTGTTTCGATTCCTTGGGAAATCAcaatattttgatttaaatggtCCATAAGTATGGAATGTGTGAAAGTTTTCATTCATCTGTGAAATAATAGAGACACAGGaggcaaaaaaattatgatctaaattttgagaaacgCAAGCACTGCAGTCTTGAAAAGCATTTTAACGCATATTAAAGTTTTCAAGGCACCAAACTCCAGAcaattcacagaaaaaaaaatattacaaattatGTTTGAAGAAATTACAAAGTTATGGTAGACAAAGCGTGTACTTATTAAACATTACCTCTTCATTACGAGGAATGCAACACCTGCGTTCAGCAAAATCATATCAATACCACTGCACTTTCGCTATTTGTTGGCACCTTTCACCCAAAAGTATTCACATTTTCAGCTCTATCTATGAGAGGGATCAGAACTACAACTTATAAACTTCCCAACAGAGAGcgcaccaatttttttacagaacaaactaatttctgttcCTGGTATTGAATCGGTTAATAAAACTTTTCCAGGCTCTATAGAATATATTACACTAACTGAAAAACCGGGAACATAAGATGGAAAATGCGTAGATGTTTgaatgtaagaaaaaaagtcaattcACCTGCTGATAACGTCAGTTGCCTCAGAGACAGGAGCTCCACCAATAGCTAAACAGCACCTGATGGCCGGTAAACCATCATTTTTTATATGTTGGGCATAGTAGTTGATAATGTCATGAGTTTGCTTGGCTAATTCACGGGACGGGCAAATTATTAATCCTGTATTTTTcaagacaaaatgaaaaaaaaaaaattaatataagtaGGCTTGTTGTAATGTGaacacagaaaataaaaaaaaaaatcccatatcaacagtgaaactccTGAACCATGTAAGTTGTTTGCggagtttaaaaatctccgatcccattattttgttttgaaggagaacaaatcaatatcattccttgatgttttctcagaattttattcactcacagaagaaaaatcacggaatttttcaagaattcacaTTGAGCAGTTTTCCACAGTATGTCATAGAAAGTCTGCAACATAGCAAACCAAGACACTTGGTTGAGAAGTTCAATCAATACGCACTTGCAGTAAAAAGTTCCTTTCTTACTgagaaaggagaaagagaaagaaacatttttttaaaacgcgTATCAATGGCATCGCTTTGAGCTCCCTTGAACATACATACATTTGATACATTGATAGCTACTAGCATTCAAGCTAAcaataaatgtgaaaaaaaaaatcatcatcacTTAAAGTGGCTCATTACTATGAAAAATTGCTTATCTTATACATCAGAGTTTCACTTCACCTAGCTAAAATATTGGGATTACTATAGAGAGCCTTTTTTGGATCACTCtgatgaaaaattgtaattaaattatcaggtttgaataaaaattaaaatcagattATTAGAAAACAACTCAAGGATAAACAAAAAAGACTCCAGCGCCAGCGTCCAGGCTCCAGTTTCTTTGGATGCTACATAAAACCTTAAAACCTGactataaaaaaattgcatggttCTCAGCTCATTCCCGATTTTTGGAGCTTAGGATACCACACTTCTTCTGGAGTACAGAAAACGATTTAGCACTGTGATTAAAATGCAATAACAATGAAGGTAGAtacaagaaaattgaaaatcatcaTACCATAAGGGCCCTCATTCTTCATGAATGGAAGTTTGTATTCTTGTTCCAAACAAAACATCATTAAGGGCAGAATAAAGACAAGAGTTTTACCACTACCAGTGAAAGCAATGCCTATCATGTCACGCCCAGCTAATCTACAAACATAGAAACAGATacattttcaactttgaaaggtttttgcaaGTGTACTTGGGTGTAGGCATGATGGTAAATCAAATGATGCATCACTGCCTGACGAatggttcaatttttaaattccttCCCAAATATGTGAAAATAGTGTTAGATTTAAAAAAGCTACAGGTAGAATCCTGAAGTCTCTTCTACAAAATTTGCATTAGGAGTCAAACCATCAGTTGAGTATTGGAACTTTTGACAAGTCTATTGAGAATTAATTATCCTATCTCATTTAAAATGTCTACAAAGATATGTTATTGCTATGTAATAGTTGAGTTGAGAGTCCATGTTAAAGCTTATAAAAGActacttggactacattttgcaattaggaattactatttctggcttggtttagaaacaacgtatataccattattttccctacATGCGCAagcgtttttacagatgagccagacattgtagttccaaattgcaagatgTGGTCCTGTACTTAGGCGTGTAGAATGTGCTCCTAGGAGGGGGAAattaaattggattgcattttgcaaaaatgaagtacctataatttctggctcatcttgaTAACAGCATATAAGCCATGAGTTTTCCtacgcagataggtgcttttatggatgagcctgaaattgtagctcctaattaaAATGTCTAGTCCAATTTCTGTTCACAAAGTTATTTTCGTGTAAAGTACTATATGACAGTGCTTATTTTTGGTTGATATAACCTTGACtgcgcttgtttttttttttttcgttagaaTTACTCCAACCTGTGGAACTGTGTAACAGTGCGTAAAGAAAATTTGCCTTCTGCTCGAGAAAGCATACACTGAAGAACTTTCTGCCCCTCATGCTTGTGTTCCCTTCTGACAAGCACTCAAGTTTGATTGTCATTTATGAGCAGATAAAAAAATAGGTATTAACTGAGAAATTAGTCTACTTACACTGCAGGTATTCCTTGTATTTGGATTGGCGTTGGTTTCTTGATGCCTTTTGCCTCCAGGCCATGAATTATGGCTGGATTAAGCTTCATTTCTTTGAACGTACGGCATGGAGGGGGCACTTCATCTCCTTCGActaaaatgtgtaatttttccctaatcttgttcctttttgcttcAGATAACAGAAGAACACACCTGGGAGCTCGCCAACTGCCAGAATAAAAATATAATGGTTTAATATCAGTTCATAAATAGAGCTTCAGAAATTCCTCAGTCTAGAGAGTTTTCCATAATATCACCTACATTAAAGTGGGCTTTACTAATTATTACAATTAGATGCTAGATTTAAACCACTTACATTTTCTTCATTGGCATGGATTTGACTGTTACAGTAAATCTACTTCATCAGACATCATCATGTATCTATAGTACATCTCTTCCTCTTCAtaaatccattaatttttcgCACAGTTTTTGAAACATACTTTCTTAGTactttgggagaaaatttgaaagaccATATTACTAACACCTACAAAAATGATAATGGAAGAAACACTTTAGGAGGCAAAGAAGGAATATCGATTGCCTCAGAGTTCTCTAAGTAATTGTTACCAGAACTTTCAAAGAGATTCTTCATTTACAATTTCAGTAAtggaaataaattaaacaagacATAATGAAATTCTTTCAGAAtaattcattcataaaatgcTGAAGTGTATTCCTTGTGAgatgagcaaaaaaatttgactgtgCGCAGAAATTAAAGACAGAACTCTAGTGCAGTCAAGTAACAGTAAGAATGCTGATTGGATTTGACAACTTCTGATGAGAAAACTATTTACTACATGAGTGAGGAGGATCTCACTTTTCTGCTTCGGACCATTATTACTTGCTGTGTTTTGAAGCAAGAGATCACAACCTAGTTTGATAATTGGCAAATATGATACTTTTCATAGCAAATAGATATGTAATAGATAGATAGTATTTTATTTGACCCAGACTTTTGGGTTTGTAAAACAAGttcttgacatttttaaggtaaacaagtttaaaatttataaaatattacaaatggttttttttttacaaaaattacaaaaagttaAATATTAAACATGTCTCTGATTATCAATGCATTCTTAATTTTATTCGTTTAGAATGAACGACCTTACTTTCATTGCAGATTGAAATAGCAAATGATTTGAAAtgacaatttcaagggagaTTAAAATTCTGGGTATCATTTTTTGAAGAACCACAAATCATTATGAAATGGCTTTACTCTTAAAAGTAACATTACCAACCTAGGATAGTCATGTATACTTAGAGACCAATATCCTACTTCTTCATGCTGTCAGTTGTTCATCTCTCTATTTCCCATTAATTTAGTTCCGTTTACTCTTGTTGCTTTGTTGGATCCTGATTTCTAATTGATTTGATAGTTCGTCAAATTTTAGATGTTGTCATCATCCAAAAAGTATGATATAATGGAAACACTTCTTTATGAAATATATGATCATTGACTGAATAATGTTTTACCTTGTCCTGATTGGATTCTTGTACTCTATACCTTTCGCCAATTCAGCTACACCCATAAGAGCTTTCCTCTCTGCtacactttccaaaattttttcttcttctttcagttGTTTTTCCATTGCACTTTCTTTTTTGgctgttaaaaataaaacataaaacgaattcatttctgatttaCTAACTATATACATCATGATAAAAATTCACAAGATTAAAGTTCAACCCCTTGAGTTGATGTTGACTCGGTCCTTTATGTTAAAAAGAAATCGTCTTCAACTTATTCTCAATTTGAGGAAAATGGAATCGagtattattaataattttttttttttcaatattattttttttctgatgaaagtCTAGTCCACATGGCTCATTACTTGCATAATCAgtattgacaaggaaaaataaacttCTTTGAGGCCCTCTACAATGATGATGAAGAGGAAGATTAAAAAGACCAAGTTTGGTATTTTTTGTCATGCTTTAATGTTTCTCCCATACGTAAAATTTAAATCTTTAAGCtgtcggaaaaaaattcaaggatgtTGAATTACCCTCTGCCATTTTCTTGAGCTCGGTGTGCTGATCCAATAAACTAATATTAGATTTTCGTCCCAAAATCTGCATATCTTCGTCATCTTCATCATTTTCACTCGatgattttgttttttgcaAAGTTTCTCCTTTGAGctgaaacaaaagaaattgCAGCATCTTGAGAATGAACACATTTTCAAACAAGCAACAACTAAAATACTTAACATAggtaaaaaatggaaattcaCTTCCTGAACAATACTCTAATAAAATGGATCcctaaaatgaatcaaatagGTGACAAAAATACCTGATTCCCAAAGTGACCACCAGAAGATGTATTAGGATTTTAAACACACAAATAGCTAAGTAAGTCCTAAACCaaggaaaagagaattttttacTGATCTGTGAAACTAGTCAAGTACTTGACCCCCTGCTGTCATTTGGGTATGGCTGGGTGTCCTGAAGATCCAGCAGAATGTTTTGGCAAAACATTTCCTCGCATGATAAATCATAGTGTAAGTAAGTAAAATGCAAACAAATGTCATGAGGTTCTCTGAGGCGGCTCACCAACGATTTCAATGTTCCTCCTCTTGTCTGTACAGTGTACACCCACTATGaagaattcataaaaaaaaaaaaaaattcaacagatACTTTGATCCCCTAAATTGTGTatcacactttaaaaaatacaacttaaaatttttacctgagTCAATCTTCCAAGATTAATCAACTGGGCTTTCTTGCGATCCTTGACTGGCACATATGGAGTGTAATCATCATCAGACTCTGAGGATTGAGATGAGGACTCCCTCCGATATTTCTGAAACATGATTCATGAATATTTGTAGACTACCTAAGGTGAGTTATAAATATGAGAGTGTTATTGTTCAAAATAAGGAAATCTTTCCCTGtgttaagtaaataaattaaaagtgcCTAGGTGAATATTGTAGCTCAACCAATATACTTATTATCATCTTTACATCATCTGTCAGCCTTTAAATTTTGTTATCTATTTAGGTGCAAGTTTGTGGTGAATTATTTAATCTGATGGccggtgttcgaaactcacacgCGCCAACGTGCCATTAGCGCCTAAGAAATctgtcatggcgcctaaaaaaagaAGGCTTTGCGCCAACGtcgcccctaaaaattgcccctctcccctccaaaaaaatcctaattttgctgtttggtgatttttcgacatttcccccaagttacagtCACTAGTTCTGTAaataaaacatcttgcgtctgacttttcactaaatgtgcCTTTGTATATagacaaaaagtcaatttggcccctaaaaaatcttcaatgaaaaaatcaagcttgatgcgccacatggctcctgaaactcaaaggagagtttcgaacactgctgaTGGCTTGAATGCAAAGTCCTGAAGTGCATTCGTGATAGACAGCAGCCTCTAGGATATTACCCAGGAGAGCATGGCAAGTTTGACGATCGTTCACTTCTGTTGAGACAACGCTTTTAACCCAGTGACTGTCATGACGGTTCTCCCTCACCGCAACGGCGCAGCACTTTTAGCAGCTGGAGAATGGAGCATTGAGCGTAGAAGAGTTGATGACAGTGGTTATACCCCAGTTGGACAAAGGGTAACTCCTTGAGCAATTCATCAATATAATCCCTGTTGTCTATCACAAACGCACCATAATACTAACTGCATAGAAGTTGAAAACGAACTTTCAACTACAACTTATGATGAGGGATGAGTACAGATGAGCGCAGGCCAAACAATGATGAATCCTATTTGAGTACTTCTTcaatataataaaaaattaaaatatgcaaAGACCAAACTGCATGTTGATCCTCaaccaaaaatataaaattcagaaaaagagGCAGGCGGACTTTACCTTTCGCACCGGCGCACTATCagtcatgatttatttttataaataacgAGCAATTACAAAAAAACACAGTGACAGCACAACACTGcacttttaataaaatattctaGGACGAAAATCCTGCATTCTACGGTTAGATAAACACAATTTTATTCATTCCACACTTGAACGTTAGATGAGCTTCTCATTTTTATCAGTTTGTTTTGTTTACTTGGACCAGCGAGGTTAGGTTTTCACAGTGCAACGTTGTCGGATGTATTTATAATTAATGAACAATCTGACATCTACGCCATGCCATGTCAACATAAACAAATCGGCTTCCCACCTATTAGGTTAGATTTCTTATCAGAGACTGCTTTGAAACTCTTGAAACAATTTCTTAATgccagtttaattttttcctcccatGGTTTTATCCCATATATCGTAATACCCATCAGTTTAAGTTGCGGCTTTCAtggattttttcatttctgaggaaaaaattcaagatgaataCGAGGCACTGTGCAAGGAAGAGGTAAGTATATTAGGTTTCtttcaagctaaaattttgtgttttatcgaaacaattttctttttatgatCGAAAACATGTTATAAATAGAATCAGACAAAATTGGATGTAATGAAGTTTAATCTCAAGGGAATTGGATATGTTTACATCCATTTTTGGTTTGAAACGTAAAAAAATCATAGCAGCAATCGCTCTGAAATTATTGGTTGTTGGTATCGCCATTGCCTAcaagaatggagaggccgtaactactcGGTTTCGTGACGTCAAACTAGTAGAGGAATCACCATGTTAACCAATCAGAGCTGCCGTCAATTGGCCAAAGTTGCATGAGCGGCGCGTTTGAATCTTAGTGgggtaacgattttcggtaCTTAGTCGTGTTCAGCCTTTATTTCCTCCATTATCAGACAATTTAATTTATGAACTAGGCTGttttctgatgtgaaattttatcttctttcaaaaGGTTCTTATGAATATTTGCATCACATCAACCCCTGAAAAGATATTTAGCACAAAAGGAACATGAGTCatgcgttctcccataagaatacatgttaAATCACagcgagtttcatctactagcgtgacatcacagaatcgtagttacggaCTCTCTATTCTCGTAGGCAATGGTATCGCTTGATGTCGACAGAGGTCAATAATCTTCCAAGCTTTCCACAAATTTCTAGGTCGAGATTGAGCACCTACCAAGTAAAGTGATGTTTTTTTCCCTAAGTATGAGTGAAAATAGGAATGCTAATTTATCAAATCGATCCGAAGATCCACCTCAATTGTTTTTTAGACAAAGCTCTGTATGATTCTACGAAATGGGCAGAGGACAGAATCACAATTTTGCAGAAATGTAATGAGTTTTTATAATCGGATTTTGAGGGCTTTCCAAGTTTTTGCGTGATGTGGAAGATTATCAACCCTTAGATGTCAACACTTCTCTCGTTTCATTCTCTTCATGTTGCTGCTGTTCAGCCCAGGTGAAACTTTGGCAGATCAAGGTGATCAGTTTTTTACCTTTGCCCAAGATATTTTCTCTCTTGAATCAAATTGAAGTATCTCTCTACAGGTCTAGGTGGGAAAGATGAACTTTGAATTAATGTCGAATGAATAGAAGCACTGCATGCATTAACTCTAAGGTTAACTCTATCATGATGCCGTCTGATCATTTGGATCAAATTCCGCGAATCTTAATTCAAAATGGTAAGCATGTggctgaaaataaattatttcatctGCAGGATGAAGTGGACAAACAGTTGGAGAAACTTCTCTCAAAGAAAACAGGATTGGATGGGAAAATACGGGACATTGCAAAAGCCATTCCCAACCTAGACATTGTAAACTCCGATGCAAAGCAGCTTGCTGAAATGGTAGCAGTAACTTCAAAATTAGCAGAAAATGTCAGTGCCAAAGTGCGTCAGCTAGATATTGCACGGGTAAGAACAGCATTCCTTTTTTATTagattattcatttttcctctaAGTCATCTCGTCCTCCCAGAAGCCATATCAATAGGCACATATTAACTTTGTGCCTTTGTTAATTCTAAGACAGCAGTTGCTATTCAAGTAAAGTTGTTATTTTCAAGGAGGTAATTACCTAAGTGCCGCAAGTGATTTGTCTCCTTTGGGACCTGGGATGTgtagaataaaatgaaaacctttctttttaaaagaaaatattattgaTGTAGATGTTGCAATTTGTTTTGCAACCTATGAATAGCAGTCTAATGGATATTTCCGCAATTTGTTATTAGTCATATTGCATTGTCTGCAACTTTTTGGGTCTGACTATGGTGAGCCTGAGTCAAACAACACGTATCTTTGACAGGATCGCTGCAAATTGTAGCTGATAccttattctttaaaaaagatCTGCAGTTTTCATCAGGGTTTTTCTGTGAAACCGCTTCatccatttgaaaatatttacagaaaatttcaatgagatatTTTCCTTAGTTCCCtctataaaaaacaaaaaatgatagGCGATTTTGTGATGGATACAATAgaggtaaacattttttaaattaggcTATTGGTATCGACAGATTTTGTCATTTGCTAATTTCTATAGAATCTAATCTTATCAAGACAATCTCTATTATCACTTTCATTTATTGTATGTCCCCTGCAcagattattgattttttttttttttttaattgattttgtaACAATAGGGAAGAGTCTCTGAATGCCagcaaagagttcatgatctcCTAGACCTACAACTATGCAGTGATGGGGTGCAAGCAGCCTTACGAGCCGAAGACTACGAGAAAGCTGCCGTTCATGTTCATAGATTTCTCTCAATGGACCAGCATTTATTGAAGCAGACTGCAGATGACATGGCACAAGGtcttaaatcttttttttttttttttttaagaagtttGATCTTACCTTGTTAAAAATCAAGGTAATACCTTTAAAAAACATGAAGAAGTGTCTTCCATAACATCTCGTCTTTCTTATCTTGACTAAATATCTGACAAGATGACACTGTGGGAATTATTTCTAAACGGGACCTTTgagataaaaaaatcaactttacttGTGTATGGTAAAATTTTTTGCACCGAATAggaaaaatcctcaattttatgaaatgagttcacttttcatttcaaattcctAGTTTCGCAAGATTTTTCAGTTCTTATATGGTTATAAAGTTACACTTGTTGTGCGGTCCGTTTTCTTTgtgagattttgaagagaaaacatttcgTATAATACTTTAATTCAAACCTTGTCTAGACGCTAACTGCCCATGAAAACATGTTTCAGATCAGCAGATCTACATCCTGTATTTTCCATTAGTTTGTCTATGAAGGTTCGTGACTTACCTTTTTTGCTCATCCTTGCGTACCTTATTTTACCCAAGCTGTcaaagcaaaatttaatttggctcctaacTTCAACTTTTTTCACAGATTGCCAAACCGTAGCTAATTCTTTACGTCTACTAAGAGAAGCtgcctcaaaactgagagacaTTGTATCTGAACAATTTCAAGCAGCTGTCTCTGTTAATGACTTGGCCTCCATTGAACGTTTCTTTAAGATCTTTCCTATGCTGGGCATGCATGCATATGGACTAGACAACTTCTCGAAATATCTATGTTCTAAGGTAAGTTACGTATTCCTCAACCCAGGGAAAGTTAAGTCTCAAAGAAGACTGCAGAGAAGAACTGTATCACTtattaaagcaaaaaaatttaacaaatcaaGTTTAAGTGATTTTATACTTTTCTCTGATGTTAAAGAAgagcaaagaaaatttgacagtgAAAATATAATGCTGCATAGTGAAATCATTGTCCATTCCTTTCCAATTAAACAATTGTACGTTGACCATGCTGATCTTCATGTTACATGTGCTGGGTTCAACATCAATGTTGAAACTGCAAAAGTGTGTGTCGTGATTTTGGACGGTTTTGAGTTTTCTATACCAACAAGCTGTGAGAGGCGTCTTTTGTCtaccatcaaaatattttactcaATTATAATTAATTATTAAGGTCAATATTTAAACATAATAGGTTCAGTCTTTGCCATGGAATGTGGCGAAtaataaatgaagtgaaaagatctGCTCTACTCAGTACTTTTTTAAGGGTTAAATAATGTGTTAATTGGCTCATTGGAATAATACAAGTTCAATGGAGCTTATAAATATCCCTTCATACATTTATATCAAACCAGTCTCTTAATTCCAGTCCTCAGCAGTTGCCACTTTTCATGGTAAGGGCTGTATGCTGTATCATCTTTTGTTTTGTCTGGATTGCAAGTCTTTTgaagcaattttttgtttaaatttatttttaactgatACAAATTTATGTGTTGTTTTGTTTGAATAGATAAAAGATAATAGCAGCACTAAGTTACGAGCAGCATTAAGTGTCAAAGAAtctgaaaaacatttttgcatAGTTTTTGCTGACTGTATCACCAGTTTGTTTGAGTATGTTGCCCACACACTTGAAATTCACCAGCCTTTGATTGAGACATATTATGGTAAGTAAGCAAATAATAAGTATATCATCTTTATTATTAAATGCATGTATTGATTCATTTTGTACAGAAGACTTTTGGAGCAAACCAATCAAGCTGTTAGGTACGTAATTCAAGAAAGAAAAACCTACCGATTCTATTATGTCTATACCAATGTT contains:
- the abs gene encoding ATP-dependent RNA helicase abstrakt translates to MTDSAPVRKKYRRESSSQSSESDDDYTPYVPVKDRKKAQLINLGRLTQLKGETLQKTKSSSENDEDDEDMQILGRKSNISLLDQHTELKKMAEAKKESAMEKQLKEEEKILESVAERKALMGVAELAKGIEYKNPIRTSWRAPRCVLLLSEAKRNKIREKLHILVEGDEVPPPCRTFKEMKLNPAIIHGLEAKGIKKPTPIQIQGIPAVLAGRDMIGIAFTGSGKTLVFILPLMMFCLEQEYKLPFMKNEGPYGLIICPSRELAKQTHDIINYYAQHIKNDGLPAIRCCLAIGGAPVSEATDVISRGVHIMVATPGRLMDMLDKKIVCLDVCRYLCMDEADRMIDMGFEEDVRTIFSYFKSQRQTLLFSATMPKKIQNFARSALVKPITINVGRAGAASLNVIQEVEYVKQEAKIVYMLECLQKTAPPVLIFAEKKQDVDAIHEYLLLKGVEAVAIHGGKDQEERSKAVEAYRNGQKDVLVATDVASKGLDFADVQHVINYDMPDDVENYVHRIGRTGRSGKTGIATTFINKSNDESVLLDLKHLLIEAKQKVPPFLAQLQSENEKYLYLGDERGCSYCGGLGHRITDCPKLEAVQNKQASNIGRRDYLASNAADY